Below is a genomic region from Nymphaea colorata isolate Beijing-Zhang1983 unplaced genomic scaffold, ASM883128v2 scaffold0160, whole genome shotgun sequence.
TCAAAAAGACTGTTGTAGCTACTGGGCGACGGAATGGATTTTGGAATTTATTAACATTTTCCAAAAAGGGTACTGTCAATAATCCCGCTGGTACCGAAACCATTAAAAGAACACCCAATAACTTATTGGGTACTGTACGGAGTATTTGAAATACGGGAAAGAAGTACCATTCGGGTAATATTTCCAAAGGAGTTGCAAATGGATCTGCCGGTTCACCAATCATTGATGGCTCTAGAACCGCTAGACCTACGTTACATGCAATAGTACCTAGAATTACTAcgggaaaaatatataaaagatcattAGGCCATGCCGGTTCCCCATAATAATTATGTCCCATCCCCTTAGCCAATTTTGCTCTTAATACAGGATCATTCAAGTCGGGTTTCTTTGTTATTGGGATAGGTGAATTCTTATGGATCCATCCCCCGAAAGAACCGGACATGATGAT
It encodes:
- the LOC126409400 gene encoding cytochrome b6-f complex subunit 4; translated protein: MSGSFGGWIHKNSPIPITKKPDLNDPVLRAKLAKGMGHNYYGEPAWPNDLLYIFPVVILGTIACNVGLAVLEPSMIGEPADPFATPLEILPEWYFFPVFQILRTVPNKLLGVLLMVSVPAGLLTVPFLENVNKFQNPFRRPVATTVFLIGTAVALWLGIGATLPIDKSLTLGLFQIKIDLEILR